The following proteins are co-located in the Planococcus plakortidis genome:
- the prfB gene encoding peptide chain release factor 2 (programmed frameshift), with translation MELADIRNQLDKTAEKLADFRGSLDLENKEARIQELDERMIDPDFWNDQEEAQVVISELNALKDTVNRYRKFEEGQEDMEMTLELLREEPDEDLHEQLSEEMKQFLDDLGNFELELLLSEPYDKNNAILELHPGAGGTESQDWCSMLLRMYTRWAEKRGFKVETLDYLAGDEAGVKSVTLGIKGHNAYGYLKAEKGVHRLVRISPFDSSGRRHTSFVSCEVMPEFTGEIEIDIRTEDLKIDTYRASGAGGQHINTTDSAVRITHLPTGAVVTCQQERSQIKNREKAMQMLKAKLYALKIEEQEKELLEIRGEQKEIGWGSQIRSYVFHPYSMVKDHRTNHETGNLQAVMDGDLDGFIHAMLRSKMQ, from the exons ATGGAATTAGCGGATATTCGCAACCAGCTCGACAAAACAGCCGAAAAATTGGCGGACTTCAGGGGGTCTCTT GACTTAGAAAACAAAGAAGCCCGCATACAGGAATTGGACGAAAGAATGATCGATCCGGATTTCTGGAACGACCAGGAAGAAGCGCAAGTGGTCATCTCCGAACTCAATGCCTTGAAGGATACAGTCAATCGTTACCGCAAGTTCGAAGAAGGCCAGGAAGACATGGAAATGACACTCGAACTTTTGCGGGAAGAGCCCGATGAGGACCTGCATGAACAATTAAGCGAGGAAATGAAGCAGTTTCTGGACGATCTCGGCAATTTCGAGTTGGAGCTCCTATTGAGTGAACCGTATGACAAAAATAATGCCATTCTGGAACTGCATCCCGGCGCTGGGGGAACGGAATCCCAGGATTGGTGTTCGATGCTGCTTCGCATGTATACGCGCTGGGCTGAGAAACGCGGTTTCAAAGTGGAGACTTTGGATTACCTGGCAGGAGATGAGGCCGGGGTCAAATCGGTCACGCTCGGCATCAAAGGCCATAATGCTTACGGCTATTTAAAAGCTGAAAAAGGCGTCCACCGCTTGGTCCGTATTTCACCGTTCGACTCCTCCGGCCGCCGCCACACATCGTTTGTATCGTGTGAAGTAATGCCGGAGTTCACTGGCGAAATCGAAATCGATATCCGCACGGAAGACTTGAAAATCGATACCTACCGTGCAAGCGGTGCCGGCGGTCAGCACATCAATACGACGGACTCCGCTGTCCGGATCACCCACTTGCCGACTGGCGCAGTCGTGACGTGCCAACAGGAACGCTCACAGATCAAGAACCGCGAAAAAGCGATGCAAATGCTGAAAGCGAAGCTATATGCATTGAAGATCGAAGAGCAAGAAAAGGAATTGCTGGAAATCCGCGGGGAACAGAAAGAAATCGGCTGGGGCAGCCAGATCCGTTCTTACGTCTTCCACCCGTATTCCATGGTCAAAGACCACCGGACCAACCATGAAACTGGAAATCTCCAAGCTGTCATGGATGGCGACCTGGATGGATTCATCCATGCAATGCTGCGCTCGAAAATGCAATAA